The genomic stretch GGTGGAAATGAATGCCAGCCACCTTGAGGACAGCCAGCAAGTCATAAATCTGAAGCAATCATTAACAGAGACTCAGAAGCAGGCTGTGGAACTAACCAAAAAAATGACCGCGCTTAACGAACAACAGAATGCTAAAACCACTGAACTCGCGGCGGCAAATAAAGCGTTAACCGAGAATGAGGCGAAGCGAGCGGCGTTAGAGAAAAAATGGCAAGAAGCAAATAGCAAACTGGAAAGTCAGAGCAAGCAACTCGCTACTCTGCATACGGAGCCTGAGACTCCCGTCCCCACCAGTAAAGACGATATCCGCGCTTACGCCCTCGGTGCATTTTGGGGCCACGACGTGCTGAGTGCGATGAAAAAAGTGGAAAGTGACGGCTTTACCCTTTCTCAGCCACAGGTCATCAGTGGTGTCATGGATATGATGCGAGGGAAATTTAAAATCCCTCAGGAACAAATGTTGGCCGAATTAAAAGATATGGATACCAGCGTTATGGCCAAATCATCGCAACCTTCCACCTCTGAAGATGAGGGCAAAAAGTTCATCGCCGCCTACAGTAAGAAACCAGGCGTGAAGCGTGCTGATATGGGGTATTACTACCGTATAACAGAAAAGGGGCGCGGGGAAATTAAGAATTCTGATATCGTTGCCATTGCGGTAACAGAGAGCTTGTCGAATGGTAAGGTCATTAAAGATATGAATAAATTAGGCAAAGTGCTGGTGCTTCCGCTGGAAAAGTTCCCGCCTCTGTTTAAAACTGCAATTAGCAAATTGAGCAATAAAGGCACACTACAAATGGTTGTGCCACCCGAGCTGGCTTATGGCAACGCTGGCAGCCCGCCGAATATTCCGCCTAATTCTACGATGATCTATGACGTGAAAATTGTTAACGTTACCCACTAACAACTGCGGCGCCAGACATGTACTGGCGCCGTTTTTTTAGGCCGATTTCCGTGCGA from Enterobacter dykesii encodes the following:
- a CDS encoding FKBP-type peptidyl-prolyl cis-trans isomerase, with protein sequence MSAFRMKPLIIALPMVFGCSIALQVQASDTTAAVKSLDSIASQSSEIPSLLLEKNVTLPEPVVSAQESRATSVPKSARYRLQTSQAQADALNAQIATMKAAQEKKIAELTRQILQAQESASKSGEAQQQLKEMQKQLADMQTKWQNATQQLENANKRIAELSAGRLDDGQEVEQLKQSLTDTQSQNVELTKKITALSALQDTKAVELATAKKALADSDVKRADAEKKWQSASQQLEMANKRVVEMNASHLEDSQQVINLKQSLTETQKQAVELTKKMTALNEQQNAKTTELAAANKALTENEAKRAALEKKWQEANSKLESQSKQLATLHTEPETPVPTSKDDIRAYALGAFWGHDVLSAMKKVESDGFTLSQPQVISGVMDMMRGKFKIPQEQMLAELKDMDTSVMAKSSQPSTSEDEGKKFIAAYSKKPGVKRADMGYYYRITEKGRGEIKNSDIVAIAVTESLSNGKVIKDMNKLGKVLVLPLEKFPPLFKTAISKLSNKGTLQMVVPPELAYGNAGSPPNIPPNSTMIYDVKIVNVTH